One window from the genome of Treponema sp. OMZ 838 encodes:
- a CDS encoding Rpn family recombination-promoting nuclease/putative transposase, translating into MSKSHSSPMLFTARNDYAFKKLFGTEENKDIMIEFLSLVTLLSTDDFDDVRIENSEQIPRFYNDKTGRLDIKIRLRDGRKIDVEMQNTYFDYYPKRSIFYCSKLIHEHFMSGFQYAQLKKCIAINVLNSPFKLSEKIHSIYQIRETEEQTLLDELLEIHFLDLTKLQKDNLTSLEKWLMFIKTDSKEERSMLAQGNPVMAKANKVMDIFYLDEQERKRYEAAWEYESDRLSMISESERKGLERGRAEGKSLGLAEGEARGLERGSRQKALETARILKQFGDSIQKIVQVTGLTVQEVEALN; encoded by the coding sequence ATGAGCAAATCCCACAGCAGTCCAATGCTGTTCACCGCTCGAAACGACTACGCATTCAAAAAGCTTTTTGGTACCGAGGAAAACAAAGACATCATGATTGAATTCCTCTCTTTGGTTACCCTTTTGAGCACAGATGATTTTGACGATGTTCGTATCGAAAACAGTGAACAGATTCCCCGATTCTACAACGATAAAACCGGGCGGCTCGACATTAAAATCCGCTTACGCGACGGCCGTAAAATCGATGTAGAGATGCAGAATACCTATTTTGATTATTATCCTAAACGCAGTATCTTTTACTGTTCTAAACTGATCCATGAACATTTTATGAGCGGTTTCCAGTATGCGCAGTTGAAAAAGTGTATTGCAATCAATGTGCTGAATAGTCCGTTTAAGCTGAGCGAAAAGATACATTCAATCTATCAGATACGTGAAACGGAAGAACAAACACTTTTGGATGAGCTTTTGGAGATTCACTTTTTAGACTTAACAAAGCTGCAAAAAGATAATTTGACAAGCCTAGAAAAATGGCTTATGTTTATCAAAACAGACAGTAAGGAGGAGCGGTCTATGCTCGCACAAGGGAATCCTGTAATGGCGAAGGCAAATAAGGTGATGGACATCTTTTATCTGGATGAGCAAGAACGGAAGCGGTATGAGGCAGCATGGGAATATGAAAGCGACCGGCTCTCGATGATAAGCGAGTCTGAGCGTAAAGGCCTTGAGCGCGGAAGAGCTGAAGGTAAATCGCTCGGTCTTGCCGAAGGGGAAGCAAGAGGCCTTGAACGCGGCTCCCGTCAAAAAGCGCTTGAAACGGCACGGATACTAAAACAATTCGGTGACTCCATACAGAAGATCGTACAAGTTACCGGTCTAACCGTGCAGGAAGTAGAAGCACTTAACTAA
- a CDS encoding thiol-activated cytolysin family protein has product MQQQKRAKPTTRMKWGSLLICLVLLGITGCQQPTKPLVKEIKTDKSVQRPSKPDKPNNGNGENTNNGTGAHSGNGQSNEQEELTYKGLDIPKTLARSPQRLRELIFQGQQLSETGPQLNTQGMVVKYIEKEVEYDVSAAFDDTLLLDPSQNSIYPGSVLRGDSLDKDSYQEIIEGNKRKAVISFDLQGVKDKEGKDGKAGITSGEIFPNLASYRELRNKILSQSITYHASANLSYEELEITNEKSLEAQLKIGVGFGAAGIKSKIAAGFKFKDGKHKERRLIKFVETFYTVDVNQEAAPLMINIPREKVGDTMPVYVSSVSYGRIAYLTIESEQEKSELKANLDTIFKVTTTNHAEADIDLAIKKLEKGTTITINIIGGGSEAVTDLKQFQKYIVKEGFSAKNPGQIIKYQLRFLDDNATAYIKYGEKYKTVERVEVPAKGYKVTAVIENIKGVGFDSADITGTIDMQPRDKDKLQKPIFTYSNTKPLPKLTVKRNDNAKPQPQPNSIMLPDESSVIQLSFDIKGTINGEEHVFVSNKQGGNPKLPTPTVNLLVDTESPLQSFTLYRKGNPAEKLVFDVRFTVEKES; this is encoded by the coding sequence ATGCAACAACAAAAACGGGCAAAGCCCACAACACGTATGAAATGGGGATCGCTGTTGATCTGTCTTGTACTGCTCGGTATAACGGGATGCCAGCAGCCGACAAAACCGTTAGTAAAAGAGATCAAAACGGACAAGTCGGTACAAAGGCCGTCCAAACCCGATAAACCGAATAACGGAAACGGTGAAAATACAAATAATGGAACCGGTGCCCATTCCGGCAACGGTCAAAGTAATGAGCAAGAGGAACTTACCTATAAAGGACTTGATATTCCTAAAACCCTTGCACGGTCGCCGCAGCGATTGCGTGAGTTAATTTTCCAAGGACAACAGCTCAGTGAAACGGGTCCGCAGCTCAATACTCAAGGGATGGTGGTAAAGTACATCGAAAAAGAAGTCGAGTATGATGTTTCGGCTGCTTTTGACGATACGCTTTTGCTTGACCCTTCCCAGAACTCAATTTATCCCGGCTCTGTTCTGCGAGGCGATAGTCTTGATAAAGACAGCTATCAGGAAATCATTGAAGGCAATAAACGAAAAGCGGTCATTTCTTTCGATTTACAGGGAGTAAAAGATAAAGAAGGAAAAGACGGAAAAGCAGGTATTACGTCCGGCGAAATCTTCCCGAATTTAGCTTCATATAGAGAGCTGCGTAATAAAATACTCAGTCAAAGTATTACCTACCATGCCTCTGCCAATTTAAGCTATGAAGAACTGGAAATTACGAACGAAAAAAGCCTCGAAGCTCAGCTTAAAATAGGAGTGGGTTTCGGTGCAGCTGGGATTAAAAGCAAAATCGCAGCGGGCTTTAAATTTAAAGATGGAAAACATAAGGAACGGCGGCTTATCAAATTTGTCGAAACGTTTTACACCGTGGATGTGAATCAAGAAGCAGCTCCGCTTATGATTAATATACCGCGCGAGAAGGTGGGAGATACAATGCCAGTGTATGTATCATCGGTTTCTTACGGACGCATTGCCTACCTTACCATTGAATCAGAGCAGGAAAAGTCCGAGCTTAAAGCCAATCTCGACACGATATTTAAAGTTACGACAACAAACCATGCCGAAGCAGACATCGATCTGGCTATCAAAAAATTGGAAAAGGGAACAACGATTACAATCAATATTATCGGAGGGGGCAGCGAGGCGGTTACCGATCTTAAACAGTTTCAAAAGTATATTGTAAAAGAAGGATTTTCCGCAAAGAACCCTGGGCAGATTATTAAGTATCAATTACGATTCTTGGATGACAATGCCACTGCATATATCAAATACGGCGAAAAATACAAGACGGTAGAACGTGTTGAGGTACCGGCAAAAGGATACAAGGTAACCGCAGTGATAGAAAATATCAAAGGCGTCGGATTCGACTCCGCGGATATTACGGGTACCATTGATATGCAGCCGCGTGATAAAGATAAGCTTCAGAAGCCAATCTTTACCTACAGTAATACCAAGCCACTGCCAAAATTAACGGTTAAGCGCAATGATAATGCAAAACCTCAACCGCAGCCGAACAGTATTATGCTTCCGGACGAATCTTCCGTTATTCAGCTTTCCTTCGATATAAAGGGAACTATAAACGGTGAAGAACACGTTTTTGTAAGCAATAAACAAGGAGGCAATCCCAAGCTGCCTACGCCTACGGTCAACTTACTCGTAGACACAGAAAGCCCCTTACAATCCTTTACACTGTATCGAAAAGGGAATCCGGCTGAAAAACTGGTGTTCGATGTCCGGTTTACAGTTGAAAAAGAGAGTTAA
- the nudC gene encoding NAD(+) diphosphatase yields the protein MTLIDCPDGADFEFGILIQKKNIFILENGRLPNGSEVSKVLKKYNDSDILGSYGEQAYRTFAAALSPEAAEPDGLKRIPYRSLFITEPAEYAAVVARAALLLDWLHHTKYCSSCGSRLHLSVSETALECPQCRRIWYPVLAPCIIVLISNGEQILLARHVQHTSDIYTCIAGFIEAGESVEEAVAREIREEVGLTVKDIRYRGSQGWPYPNQLMLAFRAEYVSGDITVQKEELSEAAWFTRDALPPIPLPGSAAHRLICGDWY from the coding sequence ATGACGCTTATAGATTGTCCCGATGGGGCTGATTTTGAATTTGGTATTTTGATACAAAAGAAAAATATTTTTATTTTAGAAAACGGCCGGTTGCCGAACGGTAGCGAAGTATCTAAAGTTCTTAAAAAATATAATGATAGTGATATTCTCGGTTCTTACGGTGAACAGGCATACCGTACGTTTGCGGCAGCCTTATCGCCCGAAGCGGCGGAACCTGACGGGCTTAAACGGATACCGTATCGAAGCCTATTCATAACGGAACCTGCCGAGTATGCGGCGGTTGTTGCCCGTGCAGCACTTTTGCTCGATTGGCTGCATCATACAAAGTATTGTTCTTCTTGCGGCAGCCGTTTGCATTTAAGCGTAAGCGAAACAGCGCTGGAATGTCCGCAATGCCGCAGAATATGGTATCCGGTTCTTGCACCGTGTATTATTGTGCTTATCAGTAATGGTGAGCAAATCCTGCTGGCACGGCATGTACAGCATACCTCCGACATTTATACCTGCATTGCGGGCTTTATCGAAGCGGGCGAATCCGTAGAAGAAGCCGTTGCTCGCGAAATACGCGAAGAAGTGGGCTTAACCGTCAAAGATATCCGGTATCGCGGAAGCCAAGGCTGGCCGTATCCCAACCAGCTGATGCTTGCCTTCCGTGCCGAATACGTTTCGGGCGATATTACCGTACAAAAGGAAGAGCTATCGGAGGCCGCATGGTTTACACGCGATGCATTACCGCCGATACCGCTCCCCGGTTCCGCCGCGCATCGGCTTATCTGCGGCGACTGGTATTAA
- the grdC gene encoding glycine/sarcosine/betaine reductase complex component C subunit beta, protein MKNAVIKGASYTLAYSPDLLKRNGSTQTAAIAKDPADPYIAAIPSHLRTFEQAVQYPPNQVYIGNKRPEDLPGIPEPWFKCTEKADRFGPFGEIATQKELYILMKYADVFELVYLTEEFTAEAATIIQNHPLMKDKAITLGEAHSKADIEKLVQSHTAEGLYDNDVLVGCVKQAHDTDPNLSAHTMLENLVTKGSGILTAWHLAELEGINAADIDYIIECSEEAAGDVNQRGGGNIAKSVGEKAGCVHATGCDIRGFCAAPVHALANAAALVRSGIFKNVMVVAGGSVPKLGMNGKDHVKKEMPLLEDMVGGFAVLITEDDGINPVINTDVIGKHTISSGSSPQAVMTALIYDPLNAAGMKITDVEKFAAELQNHEITAPAGAGNVPEANTKMIAALAVMKGQLERSQIAEFVKQYGVEGFAPTQGHIPSGVPFIGHARRDMLAGKLHRAMIIGKGSLFLGRLTNLFDGLSFLIEANNGKGSSGAAGGAGEAEIKKIVADAMRDVAARILAEGGAK, encoded by the coding sequence ATGAAAAACGCAGTAATTAAAGGGGCAAGTTACACATTGGCATACAGCCCCGATCTGTTAAAACGGAACGGTTCAACTCAGACCGCAGCGATTGCGAAAGATCCTGCTGATCCCTACATTGCCGCAATTCCGTCTCATTTAAGAACCTTTGAGCAGGCTGTGCAATATCCGCCCAATCAGGTATATATCGGAAACAAAAGACCTGAAGATTTGCCCGGTATCCCCGAACCGTGGTTTAAGTGCACTGAAAAAGCCGACCGCTTCGGGCCGTTCGGTGAAATTGCGACGCAAAAAGAACTCTACATTTTGATGAAGTATGCCGACGTCTTTGAACTGGTATACTTAACCGAAGAATTTACTGCCGAAGCGGCAACGATTATTCAAAATCATCCGTTAATGAAGGATAAGGCGATTACGTTGGGAGAAGCTCATTCCAAGGCCGATATCGAAAAGTTGGTGCAATCGCACACGGCAGAAGGTTTATACGACAATGACGTGTTGGTCGGCTGTGTCAAACAAGCGCATGACACCGACCCGAACTTGAGCGCCCATACGATGCTCGAAAACCTTGTTACCAAGGGAAGCGGTATTTTAACCGCGTGGCACCTCGCAGAGCTTGAAGGCATCAATGCGGCGGACATCGATTATATTATCGAGTGTTCCGAGGAAGCTGCGGGCGATGTGAACCAGCGCGGAGGCGGAAATATCGCAAAATCCGTCGGCGAAAAAGCGGGATGCGTTCATGCAACCGGCTGCGATATTCGCGGTTTCTGTGCGGCGCCGGTACACGCATTGGCAAATGCCGCGGCACTCGTGCGGTCGGGTATCTTTAAGAACGTGATGGTTGTCGCCGGCGGTTCCGTGCCTAAGCTCGGTATGAACGGTAAAGATCATGTTAAAAAAGAGATGCCGCTCCTTGAGGATATGGTGGGCGGTTTCGCCGTTTTAATTACGGAAGACGACGGTATAAACCCCGTTATCAATACCGACGTAATCGGTAAACATACGATTTCTTCCGGTTCTTCTCCGCAGGCGGTTATGACAGCGCTTATCTACGATCCGCTCAACGCCGCAGGGATGAAGATTACCGATGTCGAAAAGTTCGCAGCAGAATTGCAGAACCACGAAATTACCGCTCCTGCGGGCGCCGGTAATGTGCCGGAAGCAAACACAAAGATGATTGCCGCGCTTGCTGTTATGAAAGGCCAGCTTGAACGCAGCCAAATCGCGGAATTTGTAAAGCAATACGGTGTGGAAGGGTTTGCACCTACGCAGGGACACATTCCCTCCGGCGTTCCCTTTATCGGCCATGCGCGGCGGGATATGCTTGCAGGAAAGCTGCACCGCGCGATGATTATCGGAAAAGGCAGCTTGTTCCTCGGCCGGTTGACCAATCTCTTTGACGGTTTAAGCTTTTTAATTGAGGCGAACAACGGCAAAGGAAGTTCCGGTGCTGCGGGCGGCGCCGGTGAAGCGGAAATTAAGAAGATTGTAGCCGATGCTATGCGCGATGTCGCTGCCCGTATCTTAGCGGAGGGCGGAGCAAAATGA
- the grdD gene encoding glycine/sarcosine/betaine reductase complex component C subunit alpha: protein MSSTKQQLADAFSLMAKGLETGAFAEAFPVGLTIPGSEHGEAELIRAAKLAAHANPGLDIVLIGGPKTEGFRWYEAPTLEDAHHKMEELFKTGEIKAAVTMHYTFPLGVTTIGKVVTPGFGKEMFIASTTGASDADRYKAMLLNTFAGIAVAKANGVENPTVGLLNIDGVATIEKALLKLQKAGYPIRFTESHRADGGVRMRGNDLLQGTPDVMVCDTLTGNVLMKLFSSFLTGGSYEASGSGYGPCAGKDMTDVVAIVSRASGAPVIAAALAYSARSAQANLQALCRAEIQAAEKAGLQAILDSFGAAKEASAETVAVPPKKVVTEEIHGIDVIDIENACKTLWKENIYAEAGMGCTGPVILLAGEDAEKARKILTAANYI, encoded by the coding sequence ATGAGCAGTACAAAACAACAACTGGCCGATGCCTTTAGCCTGATGGCGAAGGGACTGGAAACCGGCGCCTTTGCGGAAGCCTTTCCGGTCGGCTTAACCATTCCCGGCAGCGAGCACGGAGAAGCGGAGCTTATCCGCGCGGCAAAGCTGGCAGCGCACGCCAATCCCGGATTGGATATTGTGCTGATCGGCGGCCCGAAAACCGAGGGGTTCCGCTGGTATGAAGCGCCGACGCTGGAAGACGCGCATCATAAAATGGAAGAATTGTTTAAAACGGGCGAAATAAAAGCCGCGGTAACAATGCACTATACTTTTCCGCTCGGCGTTACGACAATCGGAAAGGTAGTAACGCCCGGCTTCGGCAAAGAGATGTTTATTGCGTCCACTACCGGCGCTTCCGATGCCGATCGGTATAAGGCAATGCTGTTAAACACCTTTGCCGGAATTGCCGTTGCAAAGGCAAACGGCGTTGAAAACCCGACGGTCGGGCTTTTAAACATTGACGGCGTTGCGACGATTGAAAAAGCGCTGTTAAAGCTGCAAAAAGCGGGCTATCCGATACGCTTTACCGAATCGCACCGCGCCGACGGCGGGGTACGCATGCGCGGAAACGATTTGCTGCAGGGCACCCCCGATGTGATGGTCTGCGATACCTTAACCGGCAATGTGTTGATGAAGCTTTTCAGCTCCTTCTTAACGGGCGGCAGTTACGAAGCCTCCGGTTCCGGTTACGGTCCCTGCGCCGGTAAGGATATGACCGATGTTGTCGCGATTGTTTCCCGTGCATCGGGCGCTCCGGTTATCGCCGCAGCCTTGGCGTATTCTGCGCGCAGCGCGCAGGCAAACTTGCAAGCGCTGTGCCGTGCCGAAATACAAGCCGCTGAAAAAGCGGGGCTGCAAGCCATACTCGACTCGTTCGGCGCCGCAAAAGAAGCAAGCGCGGAGACAGTCGCGGTACCGCCTAAAAAGGTTGTTACGGAAGAAATCCACGGTATCGATGTTATCGACATAGAAAATGCCTGCAAGACGCTCTGGAAAGAGAACATCTATGCGGAAGCGGGCATGGGCTGTACCGGCCCAGTCATCCTGCTTGCCGGTGAAGACGCTGAAAAAGCGCGTAAGATTTTAACCGCAGCGAACTATATATAA
- a CDS encoding PilZ domain-containing protein has product MGFLTSQQLNRYYDFFQKAEITFTKEVIQAMSLNAQQSSIRCVGSEGGPWPCVINSSSMIGAKVIVPQHCGIYEKICAGSTAISLWFSFSQTNGKSDLSFFVSGKVVSCTPYTVTPDLLLLNIEYTQRAPDDLIEKLGLLVDAKANTTKRGDERIELNAEAMRKLSLSKKETIVYIENIPRRCIVRDISFSGAKFIMAGIAPFLLNKDCVLKFDFDDPTVIVGLRGKIIRAELVEKRKDLIAVAMAYNPSSVPLAYKIRLTQYFNQQRKIYP; this is encoded by the coding sequence ATGGGTTTCCTGACAAGTCAACAGCTTAATAGGTATTACGATTTTTTCCAAAAAGCAGAAATAACTTTTACAAAAGAAGTCATTCAAGCAATGAGTCTTAATGCACAGCAATCATCAATACGCTGCGTCGGCTCCGAAGGAGGACCTTGGCCGTGTGTCATTAACTCTTCTTCGATGATAGGCGCAAAGGTCATCGTACCGCAGCATTGCGGAATATACGAAAAGATATGTGCAGGCTCCACAGCGATTTCTTTGTGGTTCTCATTTTCACAAACGAATGGAAAAAGCGACCTCTCTTTTTTCGTCTCCGGAAAAGTGGTAAGCTGCACACCATATACGGTGACGCCCGATTTACTCCTGCTTAATATTGAATACACACAACGTGCTCCCGATGACTTAATTGAAAAGCTGGGGCTTCTTGTGGATGCAAAAGCGAATACCACCAAGCGCGGTGACGAACGTATTGAACTGAATGCGGAAGCAATGCGCAAACTCTCACTCAGCAAAAAAGAAACGATTGTCTATATCGAAAATATTCCCCGCCGTTGTATCGTGCGGGATATTTCGTTTTCCGGCGCAAAGTTTATTATGGCAGGGATTGCTCCGTTTTTACTCAATAAAGACTGCGTGTTGAAGTTCGACTTCGATGACCCCACTGTTATTGTCGGCTTGCGCGGAAAGATTATCAGAGCAGAGCTGGTAGAAAAACGGAAAGATCTGATTGCCGTTGCGATGGCATATAACCCATCATCTGTACCGCTTGCTTATAAAATACGCTTAACTCAATACTTTAATCAGCAGCGTAAAATCTACCCCTAG
- a CDS encoding tetratricopeptide repeat protein, producing the protein MENSDKQLVYIKVPDEYTLAAKIPGFDSSIPLPLLLTDEGKNFTADSISEEMILAGMLNVFAYERDNQHIAYYRDIFKELRPNILEEMTNAAILKIKNADFDLAEQLLFALEGLFPEHIQTKLNVALLMDERSRFYEQAGAEDYAEYYTDKAFQAYKETLAAEPPLPEAFFNAGFFFIRQKNFPKAKSVFETYLHIETAQDELTAHRKQKASKLIAWIETQALDDELFKGAFDFIQMGEEEKALEKIREFLELHPKVWNGWFLLGWALRRQARWKDASEAFLHCLELGKKTPKELAIAYCDICNELAICLMELDRFDESRRWLMSALEQEPENIKIISNLGTISLKEGKTEEAKAFFRTVLDIYPEDTLAVEILKRLENQ; encoded by the coding sequence ATGGAAAACTCCGATAAGCAGCTTGTTTATATCAAAGTACCCGATGAATATACGTTAGCGGCAAAAATTCCCGGATTTGATTCATCCATACCTCTCCCGCTTCTTCTAACGGACGAAGGGAAAAATTTTACGGCGGACAGTATTTCCGAAGAGATGATTTTAGCCGGTATGCTGAATGTATTCGCCTACGAAAGAGATAATCAGCACATTGCATACTATCGGGATATTTTTAAGGAATTACGTCCGAATATCCTTGAAGAAATGACCAATGCTGCAATTTTAAAAATAAAAAATGCTGATTTTGACTTAGCCGAACAGTTGCTGTTTGCACTTGAAGGTCTATTCCCCGAACACATCCAAACAAAACTGAATGTTGCATTACTGATGGATGAACGCTCTCGATTCTACGAACAAGCGGGAGCAGAGGATTATGCAGAATATTATACCGATAAAGCATTTCAGGCCTATAAAGAAACACTCGCAGCTGAACCGCCGCTACCCGAAGCCTTCTTTAATGCCGGTTTTTTCTTTATCCGTCAAAAAAACTTTCCCAAAGCAAAGAGCGTATTTGAAACATATTTACATATTGAAACGGCACAAGATGAATTAACGGCACACCGTAAGCAAAAGGCTTCCAAACTCATTGCGTGGATAGAAACTCAGGCACTTGACGACGAGCTTTTCAAAGGTGCTTTTGATTTTATCCAGATGGGCGAAGAAGAAAAAGCGCTTGAAAAAATACGGGAATTTTTGGAACTGCACCCTAAGGTATGGAACGGGTGGTTCTTGCTCGGCTGGGCGCTGCGCCGACAGGCACGATGGAAGGATGCTTCGGAAGCATTCCTTCATTGTCTGGAGCTTGGAAAAAAGACTCCGAAAGAACTGGCTATTGCCTATTGCGATATTTGTAATGAGCTTGCCATCTGTTTAATGGAGCTTGACCGGTTTGACGAAAGCCGCCGTTGGTTGATGAGTGCGCTTGAACAAGAACCCGAAAATATCAAGATTATTTCCAATTTAGGAACTATTTCGTTAAAAGAAGGAAAGACGGAAGAAGCCAAAGCCTTTTTTAGAACGGTTCTTGATATTTATCCCGAAGATACACTCGCCGTTGAAATTTTAAAAAGACTGGAAAATCAATAA